The sequence GATTGATTTTCCTGAAACCTTTTGCATCGCAGAAAGTTTTTAATAAGGCGAGACATCCCTTCGATTGGGCTGGAATGACCCTTTGGGCCGCACTAATAAGTCTTGCTGTGTTTTTATCCACTAACCATATAGGTGTTTCAGCCGAATTTCTCGTTGTTGAGGCTTTTCTGTGTCTTGTGCTCTTTCTCTTGTTTGCGAGAACGGAGGCAAGAAAGGAAAATCCTCTCTTCCCGATTTCACTTTTTCATAATCACTCATTTGGAATTGCAATATTCTGTGCTGCTCTCTCCTTCGCCGTCCTTTTTGTTGTTCTTATCCTTACTCCATTTTATCTCGATTATGTTTTGTCACTTTCTGCAAAGGACATTGGTTTTGTAATGATGGCGTTGCCAATTTCGGTGTTTTTTGTTTCCCCTCTATCTGGTTTTTTATATAACCATATAGGTGCGCGGTTTCTCACGACCAGCGGACTCACGATTGCAGCCTGTGGTTTGATTCTTTTATGCTTTTTGACGACCGAAAGCTCATCCTTTGATGTGGCTTGGCGTCTGGCCGTTCTAGGTTGCGGTCAGGCCCTTTTCTTGACACCTAACAGTGCGACAGTTTTGGAAAACGTTGGTCCAGGCCAGACCGGGGTGAGTTCGGGGATGTTAGCTACGGCACGAAATCTTGGAATGCTGATAGGGGTGTCTCTTGCCGGACTGCTCTTTGGGGTTATTTTTTCGAGAGTGAGTGGTGGGTTTGATCTTAAACAATACAATCCCTGCTTGGCAGAGAATTTTATGTATGCACTGAAGATGACTTTTGCTATTACCGCAAGTATTTCAATATTTGGGGCTGTGCTCTCGTCTTTGAGAAGGAATGTTCCGCTAACAGAAAGGTCATAAGTGTCAAGTAGTCTGCTGGCTGTAACTGTGGTGTTTTTTTTTATTCCTGATCAGTTTTAGGGAGACTGATTCGTGCAACCATGCCTCCTGTCTCGCCGTGTTCCAGTGAAAAGTGTCCCTGGTGTTCAGCAACAATCTTCTCCACAAGAGTGAGCCCCATTCCGGTTCCGTAGGTTTTTGTTGTAAAGAAAGGATCAGTTGCATGTTCCAGGGTGGAAGATACTATACCGATCCCTGAGTCTTCTATGGTTATTGTGATGTAGGCTTCCTCCTCTTTACACGTTATTGTCAGAATGCCACCAGATGGCATTGCTTCTATCCCGTTCCTGATTAGGTGAAGAAGCATTTGTCGTATCAGCTTTGCATCTATAAACATTACTGGGTCAGGAGATGGCAGGTTCAGTTGATAAAGTATGGATTGTTTTTTCATCGATCCGTAAAAAAGTAGAATACTTTTACGGATGAGTGGATAGAGTTGCTGCTTTGACTTGTCGGGTTTGTCATCGTCGACAAAATTAAATAAATCATCAAGAGTAGATTCAATCTTAGCAGTTTCCATAATCATCATATCCAGAAATTTCTGGTTTTTGTGATCATGATTTTTTTTTCCGAGTAATCTTGCAATTCCACCTATAGAGGTTATGGGGTTACGAATGGCATGAACAAGCTGTGCTGACATATGGCCAAGTGCTGAATAACGTTCGGCATCAATAAGTAGATCCTTATTTTTTTCAAGTTCCTGTGTTACCTCTTCAAGCTCTGTTATCTTGTTTTGCATATCCTTGTAAAGATGGCTGTGTTCAATAGCCAGGCTTGCCTGATTTGCAAATACTTCCAAAGAGTTGATATCATCTTCAGTTATCGGATGTGCTGTGACAAAGTTATCGGCAATAATTACACCGAGTGATTTATTGGGCGAGAACAGAGGAGTAATGATAAAGTTATCTTCGTTGAAGATCTGTAAGAGTTGTTCTGATATTCGCTGATCTCCATTGAATCCGTTCTGGATGAGAATACTTTTGCGGTTGCTGCATGCCTGAATAAGAACATGATCCTGATTTTCTGCAGGGATTTTTAAATTTTGAATAATTGCATTTAATTCTGCATCATTATTCATGTAGGATGTCTTGACCTTGTCGAGAATATCAGTAAGGTGCAGGTTATCTTTTTTTATTCCATCCCAAACTCGGCTGGCATCTGCTCGGGAATTGGGGCCTATGGCCATTTTACCCTGCAGTTCTATGTTGTCGTCATTGAAGAGCAGGAGGAAGGCCCTGTTGAATCGTAAGCCTTCTTCGGCTGTGATGCCAACAAGAATGGATTGGAGGACTGAGTTCAACTCAATGCTGTTTAAGTAAGCACTATTCATTTTAAGATTGAGTTGATGAAGAAATCTTGTACGGTAATTAGTGAGTTCGAGCTGTTTTTGATAGCGGCGGTTATCAATGATAAGTTTTCGTTTTTGGAGAGAGTTTCTAACTGCCAGGCTAAATTCGTCAAGGGTTACCGGTTTCACAAGATAATCATCTGCCCCCTGACGTAAACAACTGAGTGCAACTTCTAAATCAGTGGTTCCAGTCAGCATGATTATGCTGAGGTCAGGGTAGAGGGGGATGAGTTCTTTTAGGAGTTCGGTACCGTCACGGTCAGGGAGGCCAATGTCAAGTAGAACAAGTGCCACTGTTTCCCGTTGAAGGATCAGGTATAGTTCGGCTGCGCTGGATGCTGTAAAAACGGTGAAACCTTCATTACTGAGAAGGGTTTCAAAGATAAAGACGATTTCCTGTGAGTCGTC comes from Desulfocapsa sulfexigens DSM 10523 and encodes:
- a CDS encoding MFS transporter, yielding MGVFLSTMDSSMINVALPSIMRSFGTSLPQTEWVVLIYLLTITVFLLFWGRIADSLGLSSVYIVGMAVFSVGSVACYFSVTLVQLIAFRFIQAMGASMMMATGPAIIKMVFPIDQLGKALGLIGVSTSVGLMTGPLISGFLIHSYSWREIFLVTLPVSLFACGAGLIFLKPFASQKVFNKARHPFDWAGMTLWAALISLAVFLSTNHIGVSAEFLVVEAFLCLVLFLLFARTEARKENPLFPISLFHNHSFGIAIFCAALSFAVLFVVLILTPFYLDYVLSLSAKDIGFVMMALPISVFFVSPLSGFLYNHIGARFLTTSGLTIAACGLILLCFLTTESSSFDVAWRLAVLGCGQALFLTPNSATVLENVGPGQTGVSSGMLATARNLGMLIGVSLAGLLFGVIFSRVSGGFDLKQYNPCLAENFMYALKMTFAITASISIFGAVLSSLRRNVPLTERS
- a CDS encoding response regulator translates to MTTVIDNGTNHSRNYLDPGESIVIVDDSQEIVFIFETLLSNEGFTVFTASSAAELYLILQRETVALVLLDIGLPDRDGTELLKELIPLYPDLSIIMLTGTTDLEVALSCLRQGADDYLVKPVTLDEFSLAVRNSLQKRKLIIDNRRYQKQLELTNYRTRFLHQLNLKMNSAYLNSIELNSVLQSILVGITAEEGLRFNRAFLLLFNDDNIELQGKMAIGPNSRADASRVWDGIKKDNLHLTDILDKVKTSYMNNDAELNAIIQNLKIPAENQDHVLIQACSNRKSILIQNGFNGDQRISEQLLQIFNEDNFIITPLFSPNKSLGVIIADNFVTAHPITEDDINSLEVFANQASLAIEHSHLYKDMQNKITELEEVTQELEKNKDLLIDAERYSALGHMSAQLVHAIRNPITSIGGIARLLGKKNHDHKNQKFLDMMIMETAKIESTLDDLFNFVDDDKPDKSKQQLYPLIRKSILLFYGSMKKQSILYQLNLPSPDPVMFIDAKLIRQMLLHLIRNGIEAMPSGGILTITCKEEEAYITITIEDSGIGIVSSTLEHATDPFFTTKTYGTGMGLTLVEKIVAEHQGHFSLEHGETGGMVARISLPKTDQE